The genomic window GATCGGCGTCTGGGTGATGCTCAACGGGGTCAACCCGCTGGCCTGAGGTCAGCGGTACGGGTTGGGCACTCTGCCCTGACTCGCCTCGGTCAGCTGCGGCAGTGTCGCGAACGTCACTGCGGGCAACCGCACTTGCGTGCCGTCCTTGAGGTGCGCCCGCGCCCACGACCCGCGGTGAAAGCGCAGCCCGTCGATGTCCTCCCAGCGCACCGCCTGACTGCCCAGCAGCGTGCGCACCGTCACGCCCTGGTCGTCGGCAACCGTACGCAGGCGAATGATCAATGCCGACAGCAACACCGGGATCAGCAGCAAAGGCAGCGCTGCCGGCCAGGTCAGCACCGGTATCAGCAACGCCAGGAGTACGAAGCCGACGGCGAGATGCGCCATCGGCGACACTT from Mycobacterium kubicae includes these protein-coding regions:
- a CDS encoding PH domain-containing protein, producing the protein MAHLAVGFVLLALLIPVLTWPAALPLLLIPVLLSALIIRLRTVADDQGVTVRTLLGSQAVRWEDIDGLRFHRGSWARAHLKDGTQVRLPAVTFATLPQLTEASQGRVPNPYR